A genomic window from Lycium barbarum isolate Lr01 chromosome 4, ASM1917538v2, whole genome shotgun sequence includes:
- the LOC132635208 gene encoding probable serine/threonine-protein kinase PBL19, producing the protein MLKCFYIFKDKSRSRRGKSAPELSNERGGNNSDGNRVTRSTGSVSSARSIPEMYKEREHNLRVFTLSELKEATRSFNRMLKIGEGGFGSVYKGSILPPNGKGDPIIVAIKKLNTLGLQGHRQWIAEVQFLGVLEHPNLVKLLGYCATDGERGIQRLLVYEFMQNRSLEDHLFNRSVPVVPWTTRLKIILGAAQGMAYLHEGLEVQVIYRDFKSSNVLLDEDFNARLSDFGLAREGPAGDRSHVSTAPVGTLGYAAPEYVETGHLSVKSDIWSFGVVLYEILTGRRTLERNFPVAEQKLLDWVKQFPADSRKFSMIIDSRLRNDFSLVAARRIAKLADSCLNKNAKERPKMSEVVEILTQAVQESQKTTSVDVTGAGPSRPMQLPSPKHLKKKTIAETARRMTPLAQA; encoded by the exons ATGCTCAAGTGTTTTTACATATTTAAAGATAAATCAAGGTCACGTAGAGGGAAATCAGCACCAGAATTGAGTAATGAAAGAGGTGGTAATAATTCAGATGGGAATAGGGTAACTAGGTCTACAGGTTCAGTTTCATCTGCTAGAAGTATACCGGAAATGTATAAAGAAAGAGAGCATAATTTGAGAGTTTTTACTCTATCAGAGCTTAAAGAGGCTACAAGGAGTTTTAATAGGATGTTAAAGATTGGAGAAGGTGGTTTTGGTAGTGTATATAAAGGTTCAATTTTGCCTCCTAATGGGAAAGGTGATCCTATTATTGTTGCCATTAAGAAGTTAAACACACTTGGATTGCAG GGCCACCGACAATGGATTGCAGAAGTTCAATTCCTCGGTGTCTTGGAGCACCCTAACCTTGTTAAACTTCTAGGATATTGCGCTACAGATGGGGAAAGAGGGATTCAGCGCCTCTTGGTTTATGAATTCATGCAAAATAGGAGCTTAGAGGATCATCTGTTCAACAGATCTGTGCCAGTAGTTCCTTGGACAACAAGATTGAAAATTATCCTTGGTGCCGCACAAGGGATGGCTTATCTGCATGAGGGACTAGAAGTCCAG GTGATATATCGagatttcaagtcatcaaatgtGCTTCTGGATGAGGATTTTAATGCAAGGCTTTCAGATTTTGGGCTTGCAAGGGAAGGGCCAGCTGGTGACCGCTCTCATGTGTCTACAGCG CCGGTGGGGACTTTAGGATATGCTGCACCTGAATATGTGGAAACTGGACATCTATCGGTTAAGAGTGATATATGGAGCTTCGGTGTTGTCCTCTATGAGATCCTCACAGGCAGGCGAACTTTGGAACGGAACTTTCCTGTGGCGGAGCAGAAGCTTCTTGATTGGGTAAAACAATTTCCTGCTGATAGTAGAAAATTTAGCATGATAATTGACTCAAGGCTTCGAAACGACTTCTCACTTGTTGCTGCTAGGAGAATCGCAAAACTGGCTGATAGCTGCTTAAACAAGAACGCCAAAGAGCGGCCAAAAATGAGCGAAGTAGTTGAGATATTGACACAGGCAGTACAAGAATCACAAAAAACAACTTCGGTTGATGTCACTGGTGCAGGTCCATCTAGGCCTATGCAACTTCCCTCACCTAAACATCTCAAAAAGAAGACCATCGCTGAAACTGCACGACGAATGACCCCCTTAGCTCAG GCTTGA